The Saccharomonospora glauca K62 genome has a segment encoding these proteins:
- a CDS encoding helix-turn-helix domain-containing protein, whose product MASTRNLPKALALGAELRDARKAKGYTLAALGAKIGRSHDQLSRIERGQLGISVEDVATVLGVLDVQGQRREEILQLARDAANPNWVAPGVTKHLAMLTDYERAASRIVNVEPLLIPGLLQTMDYARSVMTSAGASPGEAEQRATHRMGRQNILTRARPVQFEAYIGEQALRYPPCDRTVMVEQLQALLKWSRMEHVTIRALPFDGGYSPALEGPFILLEFEKGPSVVQLEHYRSATTLTERRDVNDYMSAVDTIRRQAMSPVATEELIAKLSDEVEST is encoded by the coding sequence GTGGCGAGCACAAGGAATCTCCCGAAAGCCCTCGCGCTTGGTGCCGAACTTCGCGACGCGCGAAAAGCGAAGGGCTACACCTTGGCCGCTCTCGGCGCGAAAATCGGCAGGTCACACGACCAGCTCTCTCGAATCGAACGCGGGCAACTCGGGATCTCGGTCGAGGACGTCGCGACTGTCTTGGGTGTGCTCGATGTGCAAGGACAACGGCGGGAGGAGATTCTCCAGCTCGCCCGTGATGCAGCCAACCCGAACTGGGTTGCGCCCGGCGTGACCAAGCATCTGGCGATGCTGACCGACTACGAACGTGCGGCGTCGCGGATCGTCAACGTCGAGCCGTTGCTGATCCCCGGTCTGCTCCAGACCATGGACTACGCGCGTTCGGTGATGACCTCGGCGGGCGCGTCGCCCGGTGAAGCGGAGCAGCGTGCCACTCATCGCATGGGACGCCAGAACATCCTCACGCGAGCCCGGCCGGTGCAGTTCGAGGCCTACATCGGCGAGCAAGCGTTGCGCTACCCACCGTGCGACCGGACGGTGATGGTCGAGCAGCTTCAGGCGTTGCTCAAGTGGTCACGCATGGAGCATGTGACGATCCGCGCCCTGCCGTTCGACGGAGGCTACTCGCCCGCGCTCGAAGGACCGTTCATCCTGCTGGAGTTCGAGAAAGGACCCTCGGTGGTGCAATTGGAGCACTACCGGTCCGCCACGACTCTGACCGAACGCAGAGACGTGAACGACTACATGTCTGCGGTGGATACGATCCGCCGGCAGGCGATGAGCCCCGTCGCCACAGAGGAGCTCATCGCGAAGCTATCCGATGAGGTGGAGAGTACCTGA
- a CDS encoding zinc finger protein, whose amino-acid sequence MWQQADGKRHVYDTVRHRVQAGCPFTALCGETVTPQIERGDMTAGLWFDGECPVCTVVLAKALGWPVREIFDLAHRFAWSLELLTRLAEVLHCSFGEVTELTGARMVGA is encoded by the coding sequence CTGTGGCAGCAAGCCGATGGCAAACGGCATGTCTACGACACCGTCAGGCACCGGGTACAAGCCGGGTGCCCCTTTACTGCGCTGTGTGGGGAGACCGTCACTCCTCAAATCGAGCGCGGCGACATGACGGCGGGTTTGTGGTTTGACGGTGAATGCCCGGTCTGCACCGTCGTGCTCGCCAAGGCCTTGGGCTGGCCTGTGCGGGAGATCTTCGATCTGGCGCATCGTTTCGCCTGGTCTTTGGAACTGCTTACGCGCCTGGCGGAGGTGCTCCACTGCTCCTTCGGGGAAGTCACTGAACTGACCGGGGCGCGGATGGTGGGCGCATGA
- a CDS encoding RING finger protein, with the protein MTTVRDLALLDRLSQTSRALGIITAEFRVCQVYGEDLNPDTLREIGESLRSLGEALLARADELDTTPPPRPGRCALCGAEPVACPHAEAWMVESRFCVDCIDRCLSDARHGHWCPVDAFAHDQETGSRGRGDE; encoded by the coding sequence ATGACGACTGTCCGGGATCTTGCTTTGCTCGACCGTCTGTCGCAGACCTCTCGCGCGCTCGGGATCATCACCGCCGAGTTCCGCGTTTGCCAGGTCTATGGTGAAGACCTCAACCCCGACACATTGCGGGAGATCGGGGAGAGTCTGCGTTCGCTGGGTGAGGCCCTGCTCGCTCGCGCCGACGAACTCGACACCACCCCACCTCCACGTCCCGGCAGATGCGCCCTGTGCGGCGCCGAGCCCGTCGCTTGTCCCCATGCTGAGGCGTGGATGGTCGAAAGCCGCTTTTGCGTCGACTGCATTGACCGTTGTCTCAGCGATGCCCGCCATGGCCACTGGTGCCCCGTTGATGCCTTCGCCCACGACCAGGAAACAGGTTCCCGAGGTCGCGGCGATGAATGA